Proteins encoded in a region of the Megalops cyprinoides isolate fMegCyp1 chromosome 3, fMegCyp1.pri, whole genome shotgun sequence genome:
- the epdl2 gene encoding ependymin, whose product MQHLILLSLCLLLAASAQAQKPHPCKSPPLMVGRISVTYPKEALFAYERFTYDALGQRVRVRAEGLYQNRSFHDDLLMLFREEVMYEISYRNHSCKKRALKAPFQPIQIPRDAELQAQVIVGSSSGPGQGLLVNNWIGEVPETEGKYFMTFTEFGCLPITSLYYTDKTGWILTSFFDLVIGIEDPQEFFPPEFCATSAAVEEGDVVTDFFQALLRRDDDQ is encoded by the exons ATGCAGCACCTGATACTGCTCTCACTCTGCCTGCTCCTGGCTGCCAGCGCCCAGGCACAAAAACCACACCCATgca AGTCTCCCCCCCTCATGGTTGGCCGCATCAGTGTG acctACCCGAAGGAGGCCCTCTTTGCATATGAGCGTTTCACCTACGATGCTCTGGGACAGAGGGTTCGAGTCAGGGCAGAAGGGTTGTACCAGAACCGTTCGTTCCACGATGACCTGCTGATGCTTTTTCGGGAG GAGGTCATGTACGAGATATCTTACCGAAACCATAGCTGCAAGAAGAGGGCTCTGAAGGCGCCCTTCCAGCCCATCCAGATCCCCCGCGATGCCGAGCTGCAGGCCCAGGTGATCGTGGGAAGCTCCTCCGGCCCGGGACAGGGGCTGCTGGTCAACAACTGGATCGGAGAGGTGCCGGAAACCGAag GAAAGTACTTCATGACGTTCACCGAGTTCGGCTGCCTCCCCATCACAAGCCTGTACTATACCGACAAGACGGGCTGGATTCTTACAAG CTTCTTTGACCTTGTGATCGGGATCGAGGATCCCCAGGAATTCTTCCCCCCCGAATTCTGTGCCACATCGGCTGCAGTGGAGGAAGGAGACGTGGTGACGGACTTCTTCCAGGCCCTTCTTCGGAGAGACGACGACCAATAG
- the otub1a gene encoding ubiquitin thioesterase OTUB1a, with translation MAEEQRQEPAQKDMEGVNCLAYDEAIMAQQDRIQQEIAVCNPLVSDRQDLSVLKSEYAQDDTVYQQKIKDLHRRYSCIRKTRPDGNCFYRAFGFSHLESLLDDSKELQRFKAVAAKSKLDLVSQGFTEFTIEDFHNTFMDLIELCEKQSSLGDLLGSFNDQSVSDYVVVYLRLLTSGYLQREHAFFQHFIEGGRTVKEFCQQEVEPMSKESDHIHIIALAKALNVSILVEYMDRGEGVAVNNHVFPEGSEPRIFLLYRPGHYDILYK, from the exons ATGGCGGAGGAGCAACGGCAGGAACCAGCACAGAAGGATATGGAGG GGGTGAACTGCCTCGCTTACGACGAGGCCATAATGGCGCAGCAGGACAGGATCCAGCAGGAG ataGCCGTCTGCAACCCTTTggtgtcagacagacaggaccTGTCAGTACTGAAGTCAGAGTATGCCCAGGATGACACTGTATACCAGCAGAAGATAAAG GACTTGCACAGAAGGTATTCTTGCATCCGGAAGACGAGGCCGGATGGGAACTGCTTCTACAGAGCCTTCGGGTTTTCGCATTTGGAGTCGTTGTTGGATGACAGCAAGGAGCTGCAGAG GTTTAAAGCGGTGGCAGCCAAGAGCAAACTTGATCTGGTGAGCCAGGGCTTCACTGAGTTCACCATCGAAGACTTTCACAACACG TTCATGGACCTGATCGAGCTGTGTGAGAAGCAGTCCTCTCTGGGGGACCTGCTCGGCTCCTTTAACGACCAGAGCGTGTCGGACTACGTGGTGGTGTACCTGCGGCTGCTCACCTCCGGCTACCTGCAGCGGGAGCACGCCTTCTTCCAGCACTTCATCGAGGGAGGGCGCACCGTCAAGGAGTTCTGCCagcag GAGGTGGAGCCCATGTCGAAAGAAAGCGACCACATCCACATCATCGCCCTGGCCAAGGCCCTCAACGTCTCCATTCTGGTGGAGTATATGGACAGGGGTGAGGGGGTCGCAGTCAACAACCACGTCTTTCCGGAGGGAAGCGAGCCCCGCATCTTCCTGCTCTACAGACCGGGCCACTATGACATCCTCTACAAATAG
- the LOC118774295 gene encoding cytochrome c oxidase subunit 8A, mitochondrial, with protein sequence MSGVLRGIATARSALVPRGPAVTQRASLFTRPPKDPLGPVETGIGLGMFALAILGPAGWVLANLESYKKKD encoded by the exons ATGTCTGGTGTCCTGCGCGGAATCGCGACAGCCCGATCGGCTCTGGTCCCACGGGGACCGGCTGTCACCCAGAGAGCCAGTCTCTTCACAAGACCCCCGAAGGACCCGCTCGGTCCAGTC GAGACCGGGATTGGCCTGGGGATGTTTGCTTTGGCTATCCTGGGCCCTGCTGGTTGGGTCCTGGCCAACCTAGAATCCTACAAGAAGAAAGACTGA